A region of Curvibacter sp. AEP1-3 DNA encodes the following proteins:
- a CDS encoding Maf family nucleotide pyrophosphatase, whose product MQSTPQRKLVLGSTSIYRRELLERIRLPFSVAAPHVDETPQPGETPVALARRLALAKARAVAQVHPDCIVIGSDQVADLHGQPLGKPGTHERAIAQLQAMRGQTVIFQTAVAVVCLASGFVQEDLAAVKVQFRDLSDTEIEHYLQAEKPYDCAGSAKSEGLGISLLSAIDNDDPTALVGLPLIRTCRMLRAAGLDLLSTGA is encoded by the coding sequence ATGCAAAGCACCCCGCAAAGAAAACTCGTTTTAGGTTCCACCTCCATCTACCGGCGTGAGCTGCTGGAGCGTATTCGCCTGCCTTTCAGCGTAGCTGCACCCCACGTAGATGAGACCCCCCAACCCGGCGAAACACCGGTGGCGCTGGCCCGGCGCCTGGCCCTCGCCAAGGCCCGTGCCGTGGCTCAAGTGCACCCGGATTGCATCGTGATCGGCTCCGACCAGGTGGCAGACCTCCATGGCCAGCCCCTCGGAAAACCCGGCACGCATGAACGGGCCATCGCCCAACTGCAAGCCATGCGCGGGCAGACTGTGATCTTCCAGACCGCGGTCGCCGTGGTGTGCCTGGCCAGCGGCTTTGTGCAGGAAGATCTGGCGGCAGTGAAAGTGCAATTCCGCGACCTGTCAGACACCGAAATTGAGCATTACCTGCAAGCCGAAAAACCCTACGACTGCGCGGGCAGCGCCAAAAGCGAGGGGCTGGGCATCAGCCTGCTGAGCGCTATCGACAACGACGACCCCACCGCGCTGGTAGGGCTACCCCTGATCCGCACCTGCCGCATGCTGCGCGCCGCAGGTCTGGACTTGCTGAGCACCGGCGCATGA
- a CDS encoding Rne/Rng family ribonuclease — MKRMLINATQAEERRLAIVDGQKLLDYEIEIEGREQRKGNIYKAVVTRVEPSLEACFVDYGEDRHGFLPFKEISKQYFQQGVSASNARIQDAIREGQELLVQVEKEERGNKGAALTTFISLAGRYVVLMPNNPRGGGVSRRIEGDDRAELKENMDQLEYPNGMSIIARTAGIGRSAPELQWDLNYLLKLWGAIDGAAKGAKGAFLIYQESSLVIRAIRDYFNHDIGDILIDTDDVYEQAQQFMAHVMPEHAARVKRYRDDAPLFSRFQIEHQIESAYARTVTLPSGGAIVIDHTEALVSVDVNSARAIKGGDIEETATRTNLEAADEVARQMRLRDLGGLIVIDFIDMEESRNRREVENRLRDALRQDRARVQFGTISKFGLMEMSRQRLRPALSEGASIPCPRCGGSGHIRDTESSALQILRIIQEESLKDNTASVLCQVPVEVASFLLNEKRTEIAKIELKQRINVLMVPNKTLETPNYKLERLKHDDPRLDHIEASYKMADDMEEATGVTRRSQEPTNKQTPVIKGVLPDAPAPIAPPKPEPVKAAPAPVAAPVVTPAASKGFFGWIKSLFAAPEAAPAPAAAPAPAKTDDKREGRSGRDGNRNGGRNQRGDRGGEGRGEPRNEARPDNRGERSERGNRNERGERNGRGERGERQDRGNRNERGERNNAPRQERMDGEQSKAVGAEVSLQADGAPAPQAREGRQERGNRNERGNRGPRNGDRNDNATRNAEVNAEAPAAQASAEGVEASAESQGEAREPREGRNRNGRGRRNDRGPRQDDVNRVDQPGELSVAEGTDAASATDVPSEGTTGQEPRERRSRDRYGRDRGNRGPRGENGQRQQADGQEASPANFDAAPVPESAPVAPVEAVAPVAPASPVAPVAAPVTVATTTAASVVAAPEGRMPKVVSYALPTEALAQVASSSGLQWVNSDADKIAAVQAAIAAEPKLVHVPRERPAPVVLDDRPLVLVETRRDLRDMKLPFEENQTA; from the coding sequence ATGAAACGGATGCTGATTAACGCCACGCAGGCTGAAGAACGCCGCTTGGCCATCGTCGACGGACAAAAACTCCTCGACTACGAAATTGAAATTGAAGGCCGCGAACAGCGCAAGGGCAACATCTACAAAGCGGTCGTGACCCGTGTAGAGCCGTCGCTGGAAGCCTGTTTTGTGGACTACGGCGAAGACCGCCACGGTTTCCTGCCTTTCAAGGAAATCTCCAAACAGTATTTCCAGCAAGGCGTGTCTGCGAGCAATGCCCGCATTCAGGACGCGATCCGCGAAGGGCAGGAGCTGCTGGTTCAGGTCGAAAAAGAAGAGCGTGGCAACAAGGGCGCAGCCCTGACCACTTTCATCTCGCTGGCCGGCCGCTATGTGGTGCTGATGCCCAACAACCCCCGTGGTGGTGGTGTCAGCCGCCGTATCGAGGGTGACGACCGCGCCGAACTCAAAGAAAACATGGACCAGTTGGAGTACCCCAACGGCATGTCCATCATCGCCCGCACCGCCGGCATCGGCCGCAGCGCGCCCGAACTGCAGTGGGACCTGAACTACCTCCTGAAACTATGGGGTGCCATCGACGGCGCCGCCAAGGGCGCCAAGGGTGCTTTCCTGATTTACCAGGAATCCAGCCTGGTGATCCGCGCCATCCGTGATTACTTCAACCACGACATCGGCGACATCCTGATCGACACCGACGACGTGTACGAGCAGGCCCAGCAGTTCATGGCCCACGTGATGCCTGAGCACGCAGCCCGCGTGAAGCGTTACCGTGACGACGCGCCGCTGTTCAGCCGCTTCCAGATCGAACACCAGATCGAATCGGCTTATGCCCGCACCGTGACCCTGCCTTCCGGCGGCGCCATCGTGATCGACCACACCGAAGCGCTGGTATCGGTGGACGTGAACTCGGCCCGCGCCATCAAGGGCGGCGACATCGAAGAAACCGCCACCCGCACCAACCTGGAAGCCGCCGACGAAGTAGCGCGCCAGATGCGACTGCGCGACTTGGGTGGCTTGATCGTGATCGACTTTATCGACATGGAAGAGTCCCGCAACCGCCGCGAAGTGGAAAACCGCTTGCGCGACGCCCTGCGCCAGGACCGTGCCCGAGTGCAGTTCGGCACGATCTCCAAGTTCGGTTTGATGGAAATGAGCCGCCAGCGCCTGCGCCCGGCTCTCTCCGAGGGTGCATCCATCCCCTGCCCCCGTTGCGGCGGCTCCGGCCACATCCGTGACACCGAATCCAGCGCGTTGCAGATTCTGCGCATCATCCAGGAAGAGTCCCTCAAGGACAACACCGCCTCCGTGCTGTGCCAGGTTCCCGTGGAAGTAGCTTCGTTCCTGCTGAACGAAAAGCGCACAGAAATCGCCAAGATTGAGCTGAAGCAACGCATCAACGTGTTGATGGTGCCCAACAAGACTCTGGAAACTCCCAACTACAAGCTCGAGCGCTTGAAGCACGACGATCCCCGTCTGGACCACATCGAAGCCAGCTACAAGATGGCCGATGACATGGAAGAAGCCACCGGCGTGACCCGTCGCTCGCAAGAGCCAACTAACAAGCAGACCCCTGTCATCAAGGGCGTGCTACCGGATGCACCGGCTCCTATTGCGCCTCCAAAGCCTGAGCCCGTCAAGGCAGCTCCGGCACCGGTGGCAGCGCCTGTTGTAACTCCGGCAGCATCCAAAGGATTCTTCGGATGGATCAAGAGCTTGTTTGCGGCGCCTGAAGCCGCGCCTGCGCCTGCCGCAGCGCCTGCGCCGGCCAAGACCGATGACAAGCGCGAAGGCCGCAGCGGACGCGATGGCAACCGCAACGGCGGTCGCAACCAGCGCGGTGATCGCGGCGGCGAAGGTCGTGGCGAGCCACGCAACGAAGCCCGCCCCGATAACCGTGGCGAGCGTTCCGAACGCGGTAACCGCAACGAACGTGGTGAACGCAATGGCCGTGGTGAGCGCGGCGAGCGCCAAGACCGTGGCAACCGCAATGAACGCGGCGAGCGCAACAATGCGCCCCGTCAGGAGCGCATGGATGGCGAGCAATCCAAAGCCGTAGGCGCTGAAGTCAGCCTGCAAGCTGACGGCGCACCCGCACCACAGGCGCGTGAAGGCCGCCAGGAGCGTGGCAACCGCAATGAACGCGGCAACCGTGGTCCCCGCAATGGCGATCGCAACGACAACGCAACCCGCAACGCAGAGGTGAATGCGGAAGCTCCTGCAGCCCAAGCTTCGGCAGAAGGCGTGGAAGCAAGCGCGGAGTCGCAAGGTGAAGCGCGTGAGCCACGTGAAGGTCGTAACCGCAATGGCCGTGGCCGCCGAAACGACCGTGGCCCACGCCAGGACGATGTCAACCGCGTAGATCAGCCCGGCGAGTTGTCCGTTGCTGAAGGTACAGACGCTGCTTCAGCAACCGACGTACCCTCAGAAGGAACCACAGGCCAAGAACCACGCGAACGTCGCTCCCGCGACCGTTATGGCCGTGACCGTGGCAATCGCGGCCCGCGTGGTGAAAATGGACAGCGCCAGCAGGCTGACGGACAGGAAGCCTCTCCGGCTAACTTTGACGCTGCACCTGTACCGGAGTCTGCTCCCGTAGCCCCTGTTGAGGCAGTGGCACCAGTAGCTCCGGCATCACCGGTCGCTCCTGTAGCTGCGCCGGTCACTGTCGCCACGACTACAGCTGCTTCCGTGGTGGCTGCTCCCGAAGGCCGCATGCCCAAAGTGGTGAGCTATGCGCTCCCTACTGAAGCACTGGCTCAAGTGGCATCCAGCTCCGGTCTGCAATGGGTGAATTCGGACGCTGACAAGATCGCCGCCGTTCAAGCTGCCATTGCTGCCGAACCCAAACTGGTCCATGTGCCCCGTGAGCGCCCCGCTCCCGTGGTGCTGGATGACCGCCCGCTGGTTCTGGTGGAAACCCGCCGCGACTTGCGCGACATGAAGCTGCCGTTTGAAGAAAACCAAACAGCGTAA
- a CDS encoding SAM-dependent methyltransferase codes for MTGTLFLVPAPLDFGCATQSPLSDSMPQHTLSRAANLRHWICENAKSTRAYLKRVGESHSLCAPIQEMQLQELPREVHKKGDHQGGFDAKPLLAAALQGHDVGLVSEAGMPAIADPGSSVVRAAHELGIRVVPLVGPVSLLLALAASGLNGQNFAFVGYVPSDPGERVKRIKELESLALKTGQTQLFIETPYRNTALLQSLLQTLQTNTRLATSSGLTLESATTHSHTVKHWKHSGWALDNATPTVFALGR; via the coding sequence ATGACAGGCACGCTGTTCCTGGTGCCCGCGCCGCTGGATTTCGGCTGCGCCACCCAAAGCCCCCTCTCTGACAGCATGCCCCAGCACACACTGAGCCGGGCGGCAAACCTGCGCCATTGGATTTGCGAAAACGCCAAGAGCACACGAGCCTATCTCAAGCGGGTGGGCGAGTCTCACTCTTTGTGTGCCCCGATTCAAGAGATGCAACTGCAGGAGCTGCCGCGCGAGGTCCACAAGAAAGGCGATCACCAAGGCGGCTTTGATGCCAAGCCTTTGTTGGCTGCGGCCCTGCAAGGACACGACGTGGGACTGGTGAGTGAAGCAGGTATGCCCGCCATCGCCGACCCTGGCTCCTCCGTGGTGCGCGCAGCCCATGAGCTGGGCATTCGTGTGGTACCTCTGGTCGGCCCTGTATCCCTGCTGCTGGCGCTGGCAGCCAGCGGCTTGAACGGGCAGAACTTTGCGTTTGTGGGCTATGTGCCTTCAGACCCTGGCGAGCGGGTCAAGCGCATCAAGGAGCTGGAGTCCCTGGCCCTCAAAACCGGGCAAACACAGCTGTTTATCGAAACGCCCTACCGCAACACCGCCCTGCTCCAGAGCCTGCTACAAACCCTGCAGACCAATACCCGGCTGGCCACATCCAGCGGGCTCACGCTGGAAAGCGCCACCACCCATAGCCACACGGTGAAGCATTGGAAACATAGCGGGTGGGCGCTGGACAACGCCACACCGACGGTTTTTGCCCTGGGTCGCTAA
- the rpmF gene encoding 50S ribosomal protein L32, with amino-acid sequence MAVQQNKKSPSKRGMHRSHNALNVPGIAVEPTTGETHLRHHISPTGFYRGRKVLKTKSEA; translated from the coding sequence ATGGCCGTTCAACAAAACAAAAAATCTCCTTCCAAGCGCGGCATGCACCGTTCGCACAACGCACTGAACGTGCCTGGCATCGCTGTGGAACCCACTACCGGTGAAACCCACCTGCGTCACCACATCAGCCCCACGGGTTTCTACCGTGGTCGCAAGGTGCTGAAGACAAAGTCTGAAGCCTGA
- a CDS encoding HAD family hydrolase, which produces MNSNAFRPRRFDLIAFDWDGTLFDSTALITRCIQLAVKDVGGTVPSDKDAAYVIGMGLMQALAHAAPDVPPEKYPQLGARYKHHYSVHQNDITLFAGVLEMLDRLKTRQHLLTVATGKSRSGLNEALRDVNLQGIFDGSRTADETAGKPHPLMLQELMMEFGVAADRVLMIGDTTHDLQMAVNAGCASVAVSYGAHEPDSFAALGPLTIAHSVAELDTWLQANA; this is translated from the coding sequence ATGAATTCCAACGCTTTCCGCCCCCGCCGCTTTGACCTGATCGCATTCGATTGGGATGGCACCCTGTTTGACTCCACGGCCCTGATCACCCGCTGTATCCAGCTGGCGGTGAAGGACGTGGGCGGCACCGTGCCGAGTGACAAAGATGCGGCCTACGTCATAGGCATGGGGCTGATGCAGGCGCTGGCCCATGCCGCGCCTGACGTGCCGCCCGAAAAATACCCACAGCTGGGCGCCCGCTACAAGCACCATTACAGCGTGCATCAGAACGACATCACCCTGTTTGCCGGGGTGCTGGAGATGCTGGATCGGCTCAAAACCCGCCAGCACCTGCTGACGGTGGCCACCGGCAAAAGCCGTAGTGGGCTTAATGAAGCACTTCGCGATGTGAACCTGCAAGGCATTTTTGATGGCTCGCGCACCGCAGACGAGACCGCCGGCAAGCCGCACCCCCTGATGTTGCAGGAGCTGATGATGGAGTTCGGAGTGGCTGCTGACCGCGTGCTGATGATCGGTGACACCACCCACGACCTGCAAATGGCGGTGAACGCCGGGTGCGCCAGTGTGGCCGTGAGCTACGGCGCGCACGAGCCGGACAGCTTCGCCGCGCTGGGCCCCCTGACGATTGCCCACTCGGTAGCGGAATTGGATACCTGGTTGCAGGCCAACGCCTGA
- a CDS encoding YceD family protein, protein MKHEYSPRSLSIKAFAQAAGDLESSLPLSDFERLRQESLGPIEGVMVAFAAQGEMQEDAAGQDEPWVHLSGTTTLTMTCQRCLGPVAVDIEFERSFRFVANEALAEVEDEESEEDVLVMSREFNLLELVEDELLMSIPAVPKHKECPTTVKLAAADADFVDAPADKPNPFAVLQQLKK, encoded by the coding sequence ATGAAACATGAATACTCGCCCCGCAGCCTCTCCATCAAAGCATTCGCCCAGGCCGCCGGTGACCTGGAATCCAGCCTCCCGCTGTCGGACTTTGAGCGTCTGCGCCAGGAATCGCTGGGGCCTATAGAAGGTGTGATGGTGGCGTTTGCGGCCCAAGGCGAAATGCAGGAAGACGCGGCTGGACAGGATGAGCCTTGGGTGCACTTGTCGGGAACCACTACGCTGACCATGACCTGCCAGCGCTGCCTCGGGCCCGTGGCGGTCGATATCGAGTTTGAGCGCTCTTTCCGTTTTGTGGCCAATGAAGCCTTGGCGGAGGTGGAAGACGAAGAGTCGGAAGAAGACGTACTGGTGATGAGCCGCGAGTTCAATCTGTTGGAACTGGTGGAGGACGAGTTGCTGATGTCCATTCCGGCGGTTCCCAAGCACAAGGAATGCCCCACCACCGTGAAGCTGGCGGCTGCCGATGCGGATTTCGTGGATGCACCCGCCGACAAACCCAACCCGTTTGCGGTTCTGCAGCAGCTCAAAAAGTAG
- a CDS encoding GGDEF domain-containing protein: MATLIEHLIKLTDHRDRDLLELTLSKALIDLVPIQRVLVSKVVSEEGIKRWMDVTVLDARGGGKVVDPLRVDFQTLPLLEDNRDRLHCIQGQERVEIAWAGEDGPRITYLPLFTDPVAGDEGVLEIHSASPLQDDQLAVVGDVSRVFRNMYRLLAYSDRDALTGLLNRKSLDDTFYSAVLEELGQVEETAAAARQPALSAGQERRHRVPPNYWLGTISVDSYGVINDQHGHLIAEEVLLLVARIMNNTFRTYDRLYRFGGEQFAVLMHCPDEALVLAAFERFRANIEKFNFPQVGRLTISGGFTRVSPDDSPSTALERAERAVDYAQHHGQNKVFSHAELVRKGFFGEALKIGAVDIF, from the coding sequence ATGGCAACACTCATTGAACACCTGATCAAGCTCACGGATCACCGCGACCGTGATCTTCTGGAACTCACACTCTCCAAGGCCCTGATTGACCTGGTGCCCATACAGCGGGTACTTGTGTCCAAAGTGGTCAGCGAAGAAGGTATCAAGCGCTGGATGGACGTCACCGTGCTGGACGCCCGGGGCGGAGGCAAAGTCGTGGATCCTTTGCGCGTTGACTTCCAGACGCTACCCTTGCTCGAAGACAACCGTGACCGCCTGCATTGCATCCAAGGCCAAGAGCGTGTGGAAATTGCATGGGCGGGCGAAGACGGCCCCCGCATCACCTACCTGCCGCTCTTCACGGACCCGGTGGCGGGGGACGAAGGTGTTTTGGAAATTCATTCGGCCAGCCCTCTTCAGGATGACCAGTTGGCGGTGGTGGGGGACGTGTCCCGCGTATTCCGCAATATGTATCGGCTGCTGGCCTACAGCGACCGTGACGCCTTGACCGGTCTGTTGAACCGAAAATCCCTGGACGATACGTTTTACAGCGCAGTGCTCGAAGAATTGGGCCAGGTGGAAGAGACCGCAGCGGCTGCCCGGCAGCCAGCGCTCTCAGCTGGTCAGGAAAGACGTCACCGCGTCCCGCCGAATTACTGGCTTGGTACGATTTCTGTGGATAGCTATGGCGTGATCAACGACCAGCACGGGCATTTGATTGCTGAAGAAGTCTTGCTGTTGGTGGCCCGCATCATGAACAATACATTCCGCACCTACGACCGCTTGTACCGCTTCGGTGGCGAGCAGTTTGCGGTCCTGATGCATTGCCCGGATGAAGCCTTGGTTCTGGCGGCGTTTGAGCGCTTCCGAGCCAATATTGAGAAATTCAATTTCCCGCAGGTGGGGCGTCTTACCATCAGTGGCGGCTTCACCCGGGTCAGTCCGGACGACTCACCCAGCACCGCACTGGAACGCGCCGAGCGTGCCGTGGACTATGCACAACATCACGGTCAGAACAAGGTGTTCAGCCACGCCGAGTTGGTCCGCAAGGGCTTTTTCGGCGAAGCATTGAAGATCGGTGCAGTCGATATCTTTTGA
- a CDS encoding RluA family pseudouridine synthase: protein MKHIIEGNLPSQAPLANSQVKSVTVDEDSAGQRLDNFLMRELKGVPKTHVYRIIRSGEVRVNKGRASADTRIAVGDVIRLPPVRTSERAEQKTAAMAEQVGRFVPAKDFPVLFEDDHFLAVDKPAGVAVHGGSGVSFGVIEQLRMARPKATFLELVHRLDRETSGILLVAKKRSALKNLQDQFRERETGKTYLALVAGQWPANKKVLDKSLQKYLLPDGERRVRVVAKDHPDAMPSLSLVKVHSVTPVARAAQTPQQKIYSLLEVTIKTGRTHQIRVHLASEGMGIVGDDKYGDFDLNKALARDDEAVALKRMFLHAWRFQCNHPATGERVVLQTGLPPELARFLLQAIPEEPGAAALVQG from the coding sequence GTGAAACACATTATAGAGGGCAATCTGCCTTCACAGGCCCCCCTTGCCAACTCCCAAGTCAAATCTGTGACGGTGGACGAAGACAGCGCCGGCCAACGTCTGGACAACTTTTTGATGCGGGAACTCAAAGGGGTGCCCAAAACCCATGTCTACCGCATCATCCGCAGCGGCGAAGTCCGCGTAAACAAAGGCCGCGCCAGCGCCGACACCCGTATCGCCGTGGGCGACGTCATTCGCCTGCCGCCGGTGCGTACCTCCGAGCGTGCGGAACAGAAAACCGCCGCAATGGCCGAGCAGGTAGGCCGTTTCGTGCCGGCCAAGGATTTTCCGGTCTTGTTTGAAGATGACCATTTTCTGGCGGTTGACAAACCCGCCGGGGTAGCCGTGCATGGCGGGTCAGGGGTGAGCTTCGGCGTCATCGAGCAGCTGCGCATGGCGCGCCCCAAAGCGACATTTTTGGAATTGGTGCACCGGCTGGACCGGGAAACCAGCGGCATCTTGCTGGTTGCCAAGAAACGCAGCGCTTTAAAGAATTTGCAAGACCAGTTCCGGGAGCGCGAAACCGGTAAGACGTATTTAGCGTTGGTGGCAGGGCAGTGGCCGGCCAACAAAAAGGTGTTGGACAAGTCTTTGCAGAAATACCTGTTGCCGGATGGCGAGCGCCGCGTGCGGGTGGTGGCCAAAGACCACCCGGATGCCATGCCGTCTTTGAGTCTGGTCAAGGTGCACTCCGTCACGCCCGTAGCCCGCGCGGCGCAAACACCGCAACAAAAGATCTATTCCTTGCTGGAAGTGACCATCAAAACCGGCCGCACCCACCAGATCCGGGTACACCTGGCCTCGGAAGGCATGGGCATTGTGGGTGACGACAAATATGGTGACTTCGACTTGAACAAGGCGCTGGCACGTGACGACGAGGCTGTGGCGCTCAAGCGCATGTTTTTGCATGCCTGGCGTTTCCAATGCAATCACCCTGCGACGGGAGAGCGGGTTGTCCTTCAGACAGGTCTGCCGCCTGAGCTTGCCCGTTTTCTGCTGCAGGCCATTCCGGAAGAGCCGGGCGCGGCGGCTCTGGTTCAGGGTTAA
- the plsX gene encoding phosphate acyltransferase PlsX, whose protein sequence is MITIAVDCMGGDHGPQVTLPACTEFLDRHPDAALVLVGLPEALKGFSHPRATVVLASEVVTMDDPLEVALRKKKDSSMRVAVQQVKEGAAQAAVSAGNTGALMAISRYILKTIDGIERPAIAGQIPNAKGGATTVLDLGANVDCSAEHLLQFAVMGSALVSVLSGEESPSVGLLNIGEEVIKGNEVIKKAGELLRSAAKTGDLNFVGNVEGNDIFKGTAAIVVCDGFVGNVALKTSEGLASMFGTFLKAEFSRNILTKLAAIAAYSVLNAFKNRFDHRRYNGAALLGLRGLVFKSHGSADAMSFGNALNRAYDAARNNLLDRVQVRIAHAAALLTVADASA, encoded by the coding sequence ATGATTACGATTGCCGTTGACTGCATGGGGGGCGACCATGGCCCCCAAGTGACCTTGCCTGCGTGCACCGAATTTTTGGATCGGCATCCTGATGCCGCTCTGGTGCTCGTCGGGCTTCCGGAGGCTTTGAAGGGCTTCTCGCATCCTCGCGCCACGGTGGTGCTGGCAAGTGAAGTGGTCACCATGGACGACCCTTTGGAAGTCGCCTTGCGCAAGAAAAAAGATTCATCCATGCGGGTGGCGGTGCAACAGGTCAAGGAAGGTGCCGCGCAAGCAGCCGTATCCGCAGGCAACACCGGCGCACTTATGGCCATCTCCCGCTACATCTTGAAGACCATTGACGGCATAGAGCGCCCGGCCATTGCGGGCCAGATTCCAAACGCAAAGGGCGGGGCCACTACGGTGCTGGATTTGGGCGCCAACGTGGATTGCAGCGCAGAGCATTTGCTTCAGTTTGCGGTCATGGGTTCGGCATTGGTGTCGGTGTTGAGTGGCGAAGAGTCTCCCTCGGTCGGTTTGCTCAATATTGGTGAAGAAGTCATTAAAGGTAACGAAGTCATCAAAAAAGCAGGTGAACTGCTGCGATCTGCTGCTAAAACGGGTGACTTGAATTTTGTCGGGAACGTGGAAGGCAACGATATTTTCAAGGGCACAGCTGCCATCGTTGTGTGTGACGGCTTTGTGGGGAATGTGGCGCTCAAGACCAGCGAAGGTCTGGCATCGATGTTCGGCACCTTCTTGAAGGCCGAGTTCTCTCGCAACATTTTGACGAAACTGGCTGCTATCGCAGCTTATTCGGTTCTAAATGCTTTCAAAAATCGTTTTGACCACCGTCGATACAACGGTGCGGCGCTTTTGGGCTTGCGTGGCTTGGTGTTCAAGAGCCATGGATCAGCGGATGCGATGTCCTTCGGCAATGCCTTGAACCGCGCGTATGATGCAGCCCGAAACAACTTGCTGGACCGCGTTCAGGTCCGCATTGCCCACGCTGCCGCTCTATTGACGGTGGCGGACGCAAGCGCATAA
- a CDS encoding Rieske (2Fe-2S) protein yields MPDAVPDTPGIALCNSADLVDSGLAVPFDVIYCGQTCYAFAIRYAGKVYAYLNRCSHVPMEMDYQPNRFFDLTGHWLICATHGAMYSPQTGQCRTGPCRGKLVSIAVTEVDGVVHWHTSPHLQPVSF; encoded by the coding sequence ATGCCGGACGCTGTTCCCGATACCCCCGGAATTGCCTTGTGCAACTCCGCTGATCTGGTGGATAGCGGGCTGGCGGTGCCCTTTGACGTGATCTATTGCGGGCAGACCTGTTATGCCTTTGCCATTCGCTACGCGGGCAAGGTGTATGCCTATCTGAACCGCTGCTCGCACGTGCCTATGGAGATGGACTACCAGCCCAACCGATTTTTTGACTTAACCGGGCATTGGCTGATCTGCGCCACCCACGGTGCCATGTATTCCCCCCAGACGGGGCAGTGTCGCACCGGGCCGTGCCGGGGCAAGCTGGTGTCTATCGCCGTAACCGAGGTGGACGGCGTGGTCCACTGGCATACTTCACCCCATCTTCAACCGGTATCCTTTTAA
- a CDS encoding S49 family peptidase — MTDFNFPSGQPEEPKAPVTPVESARIAPENIAKNATGTDGWERATLEKLATAALVEQRAARRWRNGIRVAWLVFLCVVVWLGMQQSGTPSDISTPHTAVVSIHGEIASGNEASAEVVVASVRAAFEDQGAKAVVLLINSPGGSPVQAGIINDEIHRLKALHKKPVYAVVEETCASAAYYIAVAADEIYVDKASIVGSIGVLMDGFGFTGLMEKLGVERRLLTAGENKGFLDPFSPQTDKQRVFAQAMLDQIHQQFIGVVKEGRGKRLKETPDMFSGLFWTGQQAIDLGLADKLGNIDFVAREVVKAEEIVDYTRKENVAERLVKRFGASIGEGAVKAARSLPAFH; from the coding sequence ATGACCGACTTCAACTTCCCTTCTGGCCAACCAGAAGAGCCAAAAGCGCCAGTAACGCCCGTGGAATCTGCGCGGATAGCTCCTGAAAATATAGCAAAAAATGCTACTGGAACTGACGGCTGGGAGCGGGCTACGCTTGAAAAACTGGCCACGGCCGCCTTGGTCGAACAGCGCGCAGCCCGTCGCTGGCGCAACGGCATCCGCGTGGCGTGGCTGGTGTTCCTGTGTGTGGTGGTCTGGTTGGGCATGCAGCAGAGTGGCACGCCCAGTGATATCTCGACCCCTCACACTGCGGTGGTGAGCATCCATGGTGAGATTGCCTCGGGCAATGAAGCGAGCGCAGAAGTGGTGGTCGCTTCAGTGCGCGCTGCCTTTGAAGACCAAGGCGCCAAGGCGGTGGTCTTGCTGATCAACTCCCCCGGTGGCAGCCCGGTGCAGGCGGGCATCATCAATGACGAAATCCACCGCCTCAAGGCATTGCACAAGAAACCGGTGTACGCGGTGGTGGAAGAAACCTGTGCCTCTGCGGCGTACTACATCGCGGTGGCAGCGGACGAAATCTATGTGGACAAGGCCAGCATCGTGGGCAGCATCGGGGTGTTGATGGATGGTTTCGGCTTCACCGGGCTGATGGAGAAGCTGGGTGTGGAGCGCCGCCTGCTCACTGCCGGCGAAAACAAGGGTTTCCTCGACCCGTTCAGCCCGCAGACCGACAAGCAGCGCGTGTTTGCGCAGGCAATGCTGGACCAGATTCACCAGCAGTTCATTGGCGTGGTGAAAGAAGGGCGTGGCAAACGCTTGAAAGAGACGCCCGACATGTTCAGCGGCCTCTTCTGGACGGGCCAGCAAGCCATTGACCTCGGTCTTGCAGACAAGCTGGGCAATATTGACTTTGTTGCCCGCGAGGTGGTCAAGGCAGAGGAAATCGTGGACTACACCCGCAAGGAGAATGTGGCGGAACGCCTGGTCAAGCGCTTTGGCGCCTCCATCGGCGAAGGTGCCGTCAAGGCCGCGCGCAGTTTGCCTGCATTCCACTGA